From one Gemmatimonadaceae bacterium genomic stretch:
- a CDS encoding M56 family metallopeptidase, with the protein MTTEVVDRPAVLPPLVRREQRHRRRVLLTLAAFLVLSISPVIGHHLIGAIPWLSASQQHLGIICLVALHHLLAPVHTVFHVLLYAGLAYATFDRVRAARRHARVMRALPLDPLPLDDAVRVAAVQVGLPDGRVRVVDGLPNPAFTTGWWRPRVYVAGDLSQRLAPDELVAVLAHEAEHVRRRDPLRLFVLRFLAGVLFWLPAIRRLVDDLNDETEIAADDAAARLHALPLASAILRLAGAEVDAAEPAVGFQRPDLMARRIRRLAGEDVSAGTHVSGASLGAAGTALVMAWASGLMVLHPLAPPGTAFSHCEHRGSWAITHLICPGLQLSRTPALCPHTTRQKPTTT; encoded by the coding sequence GTGACAACCGAGGTGGTTGACAGGCCGGCGGTTCTGCCGCCGCTGGTGCGGCGCGAGCAACGCCATCGGCGACGTGTGCTGCTCACGCTGGCGGCGTTCCTCGTGTTGAGCATCAGTCCGGTCATCGGCCACCATCTCATCGGAGCCATCCCGTGGCTGTCGGCGTCGCAGCAGCATCTGGGTATCATCTGTCTGGTCGCGCTGCATCATCTACTGGCACCCGTTCATACCGTCTTTCACGTCCTCTTGTACGCTGGGCTCGCGTACGCGACCTTCGACCGCGTGCGAGCCGCCCGTCGGCATGCGCGCGTCATGCGGGCGCTGCCGCTGGACCCGCTCCCGCTCGACGACGCGGTGCGCGTCGCCGCCGTTCAGGTGGGACTACCCGACGGGCGCGTACGGGTCGTCGATGGCCTTCCCAACCCGGCGTTCACAACCGGCTGGTGGCGGCCCCGGGTGTATGTCGCCGGGGACCTGTCGCAGCGACTCGCACCGGACGAACTGGTGGCCGTTCTCGCCCATGAGGCCGAGCACGTGCGCCGGCGCGATCCGCTTCGCCTCTTCGTCCTGCGCTTCTTGGCTGGCGTGCTGTTCTGGCTGCCGGCCATCCGCCGGCTGGTGGATGACCTGAACGACGAAACGGAGATCGCCGCCGATGATGCGGCGGCCCGCCTGCACGCGCTTCCCTTGGCCTCTGCCATCCTTCGCCTCGCCGGCGCCGAGGTCGATGCTGCCGAGCCAGCCGTGGGCTTTCAGCGGCCCGACCTGATGGCGCGACGCATTCGCCGTCTCGCGGGCGAAGACGTCTCGGCAGGAACGCATGTGTCCGGGGCGTCCCTCGGGGCCGCGGGGACCGCGCTGGTGATGGCGTGGGCTTCCGGCCTGATGGTGTTGCATCCCCTCGCACCGCCCGGTACCGCGTTCTCGCACTGTGAGCATCGTGGTTCCTGGGCCATCACCCACCTCATCTGTCCCGGCCTGCAGCTGAGCCGTACACCGGCGCTGTGTCCGCATACGACGCGCCAGAAGCCAACCACAACTTGA
- a CDS encoding BlaI/MecI/CopY family transcriptional regulator: MARSKSTGRTRPEPKLQDTVRLSAEGLAKVLGDLEARILHVVWDLGRPATARVIHERVVRSHPVSPLTTITVLNRLASKRILERTRTDDLYHYAARLDEAAFMAHASRRVVEGILSFGPDAVAASLVDVLAEQDPSQLEDLARLVRRKLRERDGA, encoded by the coding sequence ATGGCACGATCGAAATCTACCGGGCGCACGCGTCCGGAGCCGAAGTTGCAGGATACCGTCCGGCTGTCAGCCGAAGGACTTGCCAAGGTGCTGGGCGACCTTGAGGCGCGGATTCTGCACGTTGTGTGGGACCTGGGTCGTCCCGCAACGGCACGGGTGATCCATGAGCGCGTGGTGCGGTCGCACCCGGTGTCGCCGCTGACGACCATCACGGTGCTGAATCGCCTGGCGTCCAAGCGCATCCTCGAACGGACGCGAACGGACGACCTCTATCACTACGCCGCGCGTCTTGACGAGGCGGCGTTCATGGCCCATGCCTCGCGACGCGTCGTGGAAGGCATCCTTTCCTTCGGTCCGGATGCGGTAGCGGCATCGCTCGTCGATGTGCTCGCCGAGCAGGACCCGTCGCAGCTCGAGGATCTCGCGCGGCTGGTACGCCGCAAGTTGCGCGAGCGCGACGGAGCGTGA
- a CDS encoding type II restriction endonuclease, protein MDLLATLLARWREDPAGSYHRWFLWDERLKNFRSIRRGLSLVVEQVRSDTFGRQYRGSSLETVVKSVAEQRPLFRGADHAFLWKPKLRIPDIYENRDNQLAFAAFLDQCACCDTEAEVLTAIHRLDAVQIKGLGPAAANLLYFLHPTIAPPSNTAIAKGYELVTGVRVPLGKWSAYLAMRRGMLDLTTKYRNVLSNDLGAIAGFLFDVGSGRYPAPPLPAETTVDAHRAWRDALDAALQASAAAAVPRDVAEELSHTQVQGWLRDLGKALGFSVWIASNDQRRELGTGRLGDGCLETLPDALQNGPGGDAIRLIDVLWLDAASQQVHAAFEVEHTTSIYSGIVRLLDLALGAGAGTAHGLYLVAPDAREADVRAQLARPAFQRIGELAVRFIPYGALAEHRESMARFGSGSKAIEAIAKAL, encoded by the coding sequence ATGGACCTGCTCGCGACGTTGCTGGCTCGCTGGCGCGAAGATCCCGCCGGATCGTATCACCGCTGGTTCCTGTGGGACGAGCGCCTGAAGAACTTTCGGAGCATCCGCCGCGGGCTTTCGCTCGTCGTGGAGCAGGTCCGGTCGGACACCTTCGGGCGCCAGTACCGCGGGTCGTCGCTCGAGACCGTCGTGAAGTCCGTGGCCGAACAACGGCCCCTGTTTCGCGGGGCGGATCACGCGTTCCTGTGGAAGCCGAAACTCCGCATCCCGGACATCTACGAGAACCGCGACAACCAGCTCGCCTTTGCCGCGTTTCTTGACCAGTGCGCCTGCTGCGACACCGAGGCTGAGGTCCTGACAGCCATCCATCGCCTCGATGCCGTACAGATCAAGGGACTGGGACCCGCTGCCGCCAACCTGCTGTACTTCCTCCATCCCACGATTGCTCCGCCGAGCAACACGGCTATCGCCAAAGGGTACGAACTCGTCACGGGTGTGCGGGTCCCGCTCGGCAAATGGTCGGCATACCTGGCCATGCGACGAGGGATGCTCGACCTGACGACGAAGTACCGAAATGTCCTGTCAAATGACCTCGGAGCAATAGCCGGCTTCCTCTTTGACGTCGGAAGCGGGAGGTACCCCGCCCCGCCGCTTCCAGCGGAGACGACCGTTGACGCGCATCGCGCCTGGCGTGATGCGCTCGATGCCGCGCTGCAGGCGTCCGCCGCTGCCGCGGTCCCGAGGGACGTCGCAGAGGAACTGTCACACACTCAGGTCCAAGGGTGGCTGCGCGATCTTGGCAAGGCACTCGGGTTTTCGGTGTGGATCGCGAGCAACGATCAGCGGCGCGAGTTGGGGACCGGTCGACTCGGCGACGGTTGCCTGGAGACCCTGCCGGATGCCTTGCAGAACGGACCTGGCGGGGATGCCATCCGACTCATCGACGTGCTCTGGCTGGACGCGGCGAGCCAGCAGGTGCACGCCGCTTTCGAGGTCGAGCATACGACGTCGATCTACAGCGGCATCGTTCGCCTGCTCGACCTGGCGCTCGGCGCCGGTGCGGGCACGGCGCATGGCCTGTACCTGGTCGCACCTGATGCGCGCGAGGCCGATGTGCGCGCGCAATTGGCACGCCCGGCGTTTCAGCGCATCGGCGAGTTGGCGGTCCGGTTCATTCCGTACGGGGCCCTCGCCGAACATCGGGAGAGCATGGCGCGGTTCGGTTCGGGGTCGAAAGCGATCGAGGCGATCGCGAAGGCGCTCTAG
- a CDS encoding four-helix bundle copper-binding protein yields MSEHLDQAAKDCIAACNDCATECGHCFAHMTGKASGNACPACCIECAAICRLCCDAIARHSPFANQLCKLCADICDWCAKECGAHDMSHCKSCAESCRRCAEACRKMAG; encoded by the coding sequence ATGAGTGAACATCTGGATCAGGCCGCCAAGGACTGCATCGCCGCGTGTAATGACTGCGCGACCGAATGTGGCCACTGCTTCGCGCATATGACGGGCAAGGCCAGCGGCAATGCCTGTCCCGCGTGCTGTATCGAGTGCGCCGCGATCTGCCGACTCTGCTGCGACGCGATCGCTCGCCACAGTCCGTTCGCCAATCAGCTCTGCAAGCTGTGCGCGGACATCTGCGACTGGTGTGCCAAGGAATGTGGCGCCCACGACATGTCGCACTGCAAGAGCTGCGCCGAGTCATGCCGTCGCTGTGCCGAGGCGTGCCGCAAGATGGCCGGCTGA
- a CDS encoding copper-translocating P-type ATPase, with translation MAQSVHDKAVPRIDHHAAGHAAPGALPTISADMAHEMGHAGHDLPAMVRDMRNRFWICLVFTVPIFLYAPMGGFFTPPAPPFGLQLNPWLFFLASAAIVYPSWPFFVAAWRAARKGTLGMAALVVLSVGTGYFFSVGATFFFTAGGQFFEAVAVLLVFILLGHWLEMRARAGASSAITALMDLAPAKASVIRNGVELEVPSAEVLAGETVVIRPGNKIPVDGTVLTGESLVDESMLTGESMPVQKGPGATVIGATINKSGSFQYKATKVGADTALAQIVKLVQEAQNSKAPAQLLADRAAQWLVIAAIVIGVATFAVWFWVNGQPLLFAVTLTITVFVIACPDALGLATPMAVMVGTGLGATNGILFKNASALEDSTKLDVIVFDKTGTLTVGQPEVVEIVPAAGVTEDVVLTAAAAVEQGSDHPLAQAIVRRAEHLTVVAPTRFESLDGMGARAETANGTVFLGNRLLMDTQKLTLGPLEAEVIRLQGDGRTVVHVSQAGVVIGLIAIADAIRPTSRAAVARLRERGVEVVMLTGDNAVTAKRIAADLGIDNVLAEVLPGQKAEKVKELQAAGKKVGMVGDGVNDAPALTQADVGFAIGAGTDVAMESADVVLMKSDSYDIVAAIELSRATLRKMHQNLWWAVGYNTLAFPLAAGLFYPFVLSPEVAALSMSGSTLVVALNALMLKRTRLTGIRQPGTTASPGASGGPMELETAK, from the coding sequence ATGGCGCAAAGCGTACACGACAAGGCAGTCCCACGGATTGACCATCACGCGGCAGGACATGCCGCACCAGGCGCACTGCCCACCATCTCGGCGGATATGGCGCATGAAATGGGTCATGCCGGCCACGATCTACCGGCCATGGTGCGCGACATGCGCAACCGGTTCTGGATTTGTCTGGTCTTCACTGTGCCGATCTTCCTCTACGCACCGATGGGAGGCTTCTTCACGCCACCGGCGCCTCCCTTTGGGCTCCAACTCAACCCGTGGCTGTTCTTCCTCGCCAGCGCCGCAATCGTCTATCCGAGCTGGCCGTTCTTCGTCGCTGCCTGGCGCGCGGCCAGGAAGGGCACGCTGGGCATGGCCGCCCTCGTCGTGTTGAGCGTCGGCACGGGGTATTTCTTCAGCGTCGGCGCAACGTTCTTCTTCACGGCAGGCGGGCAGTTCTTCGAAGCCGTAGCCGTTTTGCTCGTTTTCATACTGCTTGGGCACTGGCTCGAAATGCGCGCCCGCGCGGGCGCATCGTCCGCCATCACGGCATTGATGGACCTCGCGCCGGCCAAGGCCTCCGTCATCCGGAATGGCGTAGAGCTTGAAGTGCCGTCGGCCGAGGTACTGGCGGGCGAGACGGTCGTGATCCGGCCGGGAAACAAGATTCCGGTGGATGGCACGGTGTTGACCGGCGAATCACTGGTCGACGAGTCCATGCTCACGGGCGAGTCCATGCCGGTGCAGAAGGGGCCTGGCGCGACGGTGATCGGCGCGACCATCAACAAGAGCGGCAGCTTTCAATACAAGGCGACGAAGGTCGGCGCCGATACCGCGCTGGCCCAAATCGTCAAGCTGGTGCAGGAGGCGCAGAACTCCAAGGCACCGGCGCAACTCCTGGCGGACAGGGCCGCGCAATGGCTGGTGATTGCCGCGATCGTCATCGGTGTGGCGACCTTCGCGGTCTGGTTCTGGGTGAACGGACAGCCCTTGCTGTTCGCGGTGACGCTGACCATCACGGTCTTCGTGATTGCTTGCCCGGATGCGCTTGGGCTGGCCACCCCCATGGCGGTCATGGTAGGAACGGGACTCGGCGCCACGAACGGCATCCTGTTCAAGAACGCCTCGGCGCTCGAAGACTCCACGAAACTCGACGTGATCGTCTTTGACAAGACCGGTACGCTCACCGTCGGCCAGCCAGAGGTGGTTGAGATCGTGCCGGCGGCTGGAGTCACCGAAGATGTGGTGTTGACTGCCGCCGCGGCCGTCGAGCAGGGATCCGACCATCCGCTGGCGCAGGCCATCGTGCGACGGGCGGAGCACCTCACCGTCGTGGCACCGACAAGGTTCGAAAGCCTGGACGGCATGGGGGCACGCGCCGAGACGGCGAACGGAACCGTCTTCCTCGGCAACCGGCTGCTGATGGATACACAGAAGCTCACGCTCGGCCCATTGGAGGCTGAAGTCATCCGCCTGCAGGGAGACGGCCGCACAGTGGTCCATGTGTCGCAGGCCGGGGTGGTGATCGGCCTCATCGCCATCGCCGATGCCATCAGGCCAACCTCAAGAGCCGCCGTCGCAAGACTGCGCGAGCGTGGCGTCGAAGTGGTCATGCTCACCGGTGACAATGCGGTGACAGCCAAACGCATCGCCGCGGACCTCGGCATCGACAACGTGTTGGCGGAGGTGCTGCCAGGGCAGAAAGCCGAGAAGGTGAAGGAACTGCAGGCTGCGGGGAAGAAAGTCGGAATGGTGGGCGACGGTGTCAACGATGCGCCGGCACTGACGCAGGCCGATGTCGGCTTTGCCATCGGAGCGGGGACCGATGTGGCGATGGAGAGCGCGGATGTCGTGCTGATGAAGAGTGACTCGTATGACATCGTCGCCGCGATCGAGCTCTCGCGTGCCACGTTGCGAAAGATGCATCAGAACCTGTGGTGGGCGGTGGGCTACAACACCCTCGCGTTCCCGTTGGCCGCGGGCCTCTTCTACCCGTTCGTGCTGAGCCCCGAGGTTGCAGCGCTGTCGATGTCCGGCAGCACGCTCGTGGTGGCACTCAACGCGCTGATGCTGAAACGCACGAGGCTGACGGGAATCCGACAGCCCGGCACGACAGCGTCACCCGGGGCATCTGGCGGGCCGATGGAGCTCGAAACCGCCAAGTAG